The Equus asinus isolate D_3611 breed Donkey chromosome 22, EquAss-T2T_v2, whole genome shotgun sequence genome has a segment encoding these proteins:
- the ASB8 gene encoding ankyrin repeat and SOCS box protein 8 isoform X1: MSSSMWYIMQSIQSKYSLSERLIRTIAAIRSFPHDNVEDLIRGGADVNCTHGTLKPLHCACMVSDADCVELLLEKGAEVNALDGYNRTALHYAAEKDEACVEVLLEYGANPNALDGNRDTPLHWAAFKNNAECVRALLESGASVNALDYNNDTPLSWAAMKGNLESVSILLDYGAEVRVINLKGQTPISRLVALLVRGLGTEKEDSCFELLHRAVGHFELRKNGTMPREVAKDQQLCEKLTVLCSAPGTLKTLSRYAVRRSLGLQYLPDAVKGLPLPASLKEYLLLVE; this comes from the exons ATGAGTTCCAGTATGTGGTATATTATGCAGAGTATTCAGAGCAAATACTCTCTCTCAGAGCGCTTGATCCGAACAATCGCTGCCATTCGGTCCTTCCCACATGATAATGTAGAGGACCTCATCAGAGGG GGAGCAGATGTGAACTGCACCCACGGCACACTGAAGCCCCTGCACTGTGCCTGCATGGTGTCAGATGCTGACTGTGTGGAGTTACTCCTGGAAAAAGGAGCCGAG GTGAATGCCCTAGATGGTTACAACCGAACAGCCCTCCACTATGCAGCTGAGAAAGATGAGGCTTGTGTGGAGGTTCTGTTGGAGTATGGTGCAAACCCCAATGCACTGGATGGCAACCGAGACACTCCACTCCACTGGGCAGCCTTTAAGAACAATGCTGAGTGTGTGCGGGCCCTCCTAGAGAGTGGGGCCTCTGTCAATGCCCTGGATTACAACAATGATACCCCGCTCAGCTGGGCTGCCATGAAGGGAAATCTTGAGAGCGTCAGCATCCTTCTTGATTATGGGGCAGAGGTCAGAGTCATCAACCTAAAAGGCCAGACACCTATCTCCCGCCTGGTGGCTCTGCTAGTCAGGGGACTTGGAACTGAGAAAGAGGACTCTTGCTTTGAGCTCCTCCACAGAGCAGTTGGACACTTTGAATTAAGGAAAAATGGCACCATGCCACGAGAAGTGGCCAAAGACCAGCAGCTATGTGAAAAACTCACTGTTCTGTGCTCAGCCCCAGGAACACTAAAAACTCTCTCGCGCTACGCTGTGCGCCGTAGCCTGGGACTTCAGTATCTGCCAGATGCGGTGAAGGGCCTTCCACTGCCAGCTTCTCTGAAGGAGTACCTGTTACTCGTAGAATAG
- the ASB8 gene encoding ankyrin repeat and SOCS box protein 8 isoform X2, with the protein MVSDADCVELLLEKGAEVNALDGYNRTALHYAAEKDEACVEVLLEYGANPNALDGNRDTPLHWAAFKNNAECVRALLESGASVNALDYNNDTPLSWAAMKGNLESVSILLDYGAEVRVINLKGQTPISRLVALLVRGLGTEKEDSCFELLHRAVGHFELRKNGTMPREVAKDQQLCEKLTVLCSAPGTLKTLSRYAVRRSLGLQYLPDAVKGLPLPASLKEYLLLVE; encoded by the exons ATGGTGTCAGATGCTGACTGTGTGGAGTTACTCCTGGAAAAAGGAGCCGAG GTGAATGCCCTAGATGGTTACAACCGAACAGCCCTCCACTATGCAGCTGAGAAAGATGAGGCTTGTGTGGAGGTTCTGTTGGAGTATGGTGCAAACCCCAATGCACTGGATGGCAACCGAGACACTCCACTCCACTGGGCAGCCTTTAAGAACAATGCTGAGTGTGTGCGGGCCCTCCTAGAGAGTGGGGCCTCTGTCAATGCCCTGGATTACAACAATGATACCCCGCTCAGCTGGGCTGCCATGAAGGGAAATCTTGAGAGCGTCAGCATCCTTCTTGATTATGGGGCAGAGGTCAGAGTCATCAACCTAAAAGGCCAGACACCTATCTCCCGCCTGGTGGCTCTGCTAGTCAGGGGACTTGGAACTGAGAAAGAGGACTCTTGCTTTGAGCTCCTCCACAGAGCAGTTGGACACTTTGAATTAAGGAAAAATGGCACCATGCCACGAGAAGTGGCCAAAGACCAGCAGCTATGTGAAAAACTCACTGTTCTGTGCTCAGCCCCAGGAACACTAAAAACTCTCTCGCGCTACGCTGTGCGCCGTAGCCTGGGACTTCAGTATCTGCCAGATGCGGTGAAGGGCCTTCCACTGCCAGCTTCTCTGAAGGAGTACCTGTTACTCGTAGAATAG